In Candidatus Goldiibacteriota bacterium, a single genomic region encodes these proteins:
- the queC gene encoding 7-cyano-7-deazaguanine synthase QueC, translating to MKKNNSKCVVLLSGGQDSTTALFWAKKKFKTVMAVSFNYGQRHKIELKSAAKIAKLAGVKHTVIVVKEYEAIQNSALLDKISSINKHDKINKKLPASFVPGRNILFLTAAAAYAYVNKAENIVIGVSQADYSGYPDCRGEFIRSMEKSLSLGMEYTVKIHTPLLNKNKMQTVFLAKDLGVLDMMKYTHTCYEGNKLPCGKCPACKLRAKGFKEAGIADPLNKS from the coding sequence ATGAAAAAAAATAATTCAAAATGCGTTGTGTTGTTGTCCGGCGGGCAGGATTCAACGACTGCACTTTTTTGGGCGAAAAAGAAATTTAAAACCGTTATGGCTGTAAGTTTTAACTATGGACAGCGCCATAAAATAGAGCTTAAAAGCGCGGCTAAAATTGCCAAACTTGCCGGGGTAAAACACACGGTTATTGTTGTTAAAGAGTACGAAGCCATCCAAAATTCCGCTTTGCTTGACAAAATATCATCAATAAACAAACACGATAAAATAAATAAAAAACTTCCGGCTTCTTTTGTGCCGGGCAGGAATATCCTGTTTTTAACTGCTGCCGCGGCTTATGCCTATGTTAACAAAGCGGAAAATATCGTAATAGGCGTGTCGCAGGCGGATTATTCCGGATATCCCGACTGCAGGGGAGAGTTTATTCGTTCAATGGAAAAAAGCCTGTCTCTTGGGATGGAATACACTGTAAAAATTCATACTCCTTTACTGAACAAAAACAAGATGCAGACGGTGTTTCTGGCGAAGGATTTGGGAGTACTTGATATGATGAAATACACTCACACTTGTTATGAAGGTAATAAATTGCCGTGCGGTAAATGTCCTGCGTGTAAACTTAGGGCTAAAGGGTTTAAAGAAGCCGGAATTGCTGACCCGCTGAATAAAAGCTGA
- a CDS encoding MFS transporter — protein MINENTPHEYDSETKNAALISAMIAAFSMSFMGSSLNVALPSIGKEFGVSALFLGWIATSYLLSSAIFQVPFGRLADIYGRRRYFTAGMIIFTLSSLATVFVTNVVLFITLRVVQGIGGSMVFGTGVAILTSVFHAKERGKALGLNVAAVYTGLSAGPFLGGILTQNLGWRFIFLVNTLMCAAAVFFAAFKMKGEWAESGGESFDLIGSLIFAPGMFFLIFGLSSLPSKTGAAALILGILLLVLFVIVEFKIKHPVMNMKLFFHNAVFAFSNLAALIHYASSFAVSFLLSLYLQYVKGFSPQAAGLVLMIQPVIMMTFAPAAGKLSDRFNPGKIASSGMAMTAAGLLMLVFINAQTPVYYTAAALIFIGFGFAFFSSPNTNAVMSSVERKDYSIASAALGTMRVTGQMTGLAIGMMALSIFIGTAKIEPSNMGEFIKAVQAAFMLSAALCIAGIFASLQRNKK, from the coding sequence ATGATTAACGAAAACACTCCCCACGAATATGACAGCGAAACAAAAAACGCGGCGCTTATATCGGCTATGATAGCGGCTTTTTCCATGTCATTTATGGGTTCTTCGCTTAATGTGGCATTACCTTCAATAGGCAAAGAATTCGGCGTAAGCGCCCTTTTTCTTGGCTGGATAGCCACATCCTACCTTTTAAGTTCGGCAATCTTTCAGGTACCATTTGGGCGGCTTGCCGACATTTACGGAAGGCGCAGGTATTTTACCGCTGGCATGATAATTTTTACATTATCATCACTTGCCACCGTTTTTGTTACAAACGTCGTTTTATTTATTACGCTGCGAGTGGTTCAGGGCATTGGCGGGTCAATGGTATTTGGCACGGGTGTGGCAATTTTAACATCTGTTTTTCACGCCAAAGAAAGGGGCAAAGCGCTTGGCCTTAACGTTGCCGCGGTTTACACGGGGCTCTCCGCAGGGCCTTTTCTGGGCGGCATTCTTACGCAGAATTTGGGATGGCGTTTTATATTTCTGGTAAATACGCTGATGTGCGCGGCGGCTGTTTTTTTTGCCGCCTTTAAAATGAAAGGCGAATGGGCGGAATCGGGCGGCGAATCTTTTGACCTTATCGGCTCTTTAATTTTTGCGCCCGGAATGTTCTTCTTAATATTCGGACTGTCTTCATTGCCTTCTAAAACAGGCGCCGCGGCGCTTATACTTGGCATACTTCTTCTTGTGCTGTTTGTTATTGTGGAGTTTAAGATAAAACACCCTGTCATGAATATGAAGCTGTTTTTTCACAACGCGGTCTTTGCCTTTTCAAATCTGGCCGCGCTTATACATTACGCCTCTTCTTTCGCGGTCTCTTTCCTTTTAAGTTTATACCTGCAGTACGTAAAAGGTTTCTCTCCGCAGGCAGCAGGGCTGGTGCTTATGATACAGCCTGTAATTATGATGACGTTCGCGCCTGCGGCAGGAAAACTGTCGGACAGGTTTAACCCCGGTAAAATCGCGTCGTCCGGAATGGCAATGACGGCAGCCGGCCTTTTAATGCTTGTCTTTATAAACGCGCAGACCCCCGTATATTACACGGCAGCCGCGCTTATTTTTATAGGCTTTGGGTTCGCGTTTTTCTCTTCGCCAAACACCAACGCGGTTATGAGCAGCGTGGAGAGAAAAGACTATTCAATAGCGTCAGCCGCGCTTGGAACAATGAGGGTGACAGGCCAGATGACCGGCCTTGCCATAGGGATGATGGCGCTTTCAATATTCATAGGAACCGCGAAGATAGAACCTTCAAATATGGGCGAATTTATAAAAGCCGTACAGGCTGCGTTTATGCTGTCAGCCGCGCTGTGTATTGCTGGGATTTTCGCGTCACTTCAGAGGAATAAAAAATAA
- a CDS encoding 4Fe-4S dicluster domain-containing protein produces MSGTGNSFKTAVWAGEKLKEHGCAASVTPFEKASLKNNPPSNENLTGLFFPTHAFTAPWPAIKFALKMPRVKKAPAVIIACRAGAYYGPLPLPGMEGTACLIIALILLLKGYDIRGFAGMDMPSNWLAVHWGMTEKHAQYFYGKTKREISAFIGMITSGKRVFKGIPSWIMGTALIQISFMYLIFARFMLSKIMFADEKCTSCGICAANCPYGAIIMKGEKIKKPYWTFKCESCERCIAFCPEKSIQAAHSYIIVLCWVLYGLAASVTAQVVLPLHMSENYITAMLFQIAYTLGFFYIGYHILFFLTRYKPFAWFFSHTTFTKIYRRYHQQDTTLRDLKNGK; encoded by the coding sequence TGAAAAAGCATCCCTTAAAAATAATCCTCCGTCAAATGAAAATCTTACCGGGCTGTTTTTCCCGACTCACGCGTTTACCGCGCCATGGCCGGCTATAAAATTTGCCCTTAAAATGCCGCGCGTGAAAAAAGCGCCCGCGGTTATTATCGCGTGCCGCGCAGGAGCTTATTACGGGCCGCTCCCGCTTCCGGGAATGGAAGGCACTGCGTGCCTGATTATCGCGTTAATACTTCTGCTTAAAGGTTATGACATACGGGGTTTTGCCGGAATGGACATGCCGTCAAACTGGCTGGCAGTACACTGGGGGATGACGGAAAAACACGCGCAGTATTTTTACGGCAAAACAAAACGCGAAATTTCCGCGTTTATAGGCATGATTACTTCAGGCAAACGGGTATTTAAGGGTATACCATCATGGATAATGGGAACAGCGCTTATTCAGATAAGTTTCATGTATCTTATCTTCGCGCGTTTTATGCTTTCAAAAATAATGTTTGCCGATGAGAAATGCACAAGCTGCGGCATCTGCGCCGCCAACTGCCCTTACGGCGCTATTATAATGAAGGGTGAAAAGATAAAAAAACCATATTGGACGTTTAAATGCGAAAGCTGTGAAAGGTGTATCGCCTTCTGCCCGGAAAAATCAATTCAGGCCGCGCATTCATATATTATTGTTTTGTGCTGGGTTCTTTACGGCTTGGCAGCGTCCGTAACAGCACAGGTAGTGCTGCCCCTGCATATGTCGGAAAATTATATTACCGCAATGTTATTTCAAATCGCGTACACACTTGGATTCTTTTATATAGGCTATCACATATTATTTTTTCTTACCCGTTACAAACCTTTCGCGTGGTTTTTTTCCCATACCACCTTTACAAAGATATACCGGCGCTACCATCAACAGGACACGACTTTGCGGGACTTGAAGAACGGGAAATAG